The genome window TATTCTCAAATGTAGAGGGAGGATTAGGGTTGGAGGCAGTAGGAAACTTTCACTGTCAATCTAAATTTAGTTCTAAGAATGACAAGGACATCCAGAGTCAGATCCatgaaatattcatatttcacATCTGAGGAAGCAATATTAGTGAATTCTACACCCTAACTGCCAGACATAGCCTAATGCTTAGGAAAGCACaattctccatctttttttttaaattgtgtttctggggatggaacccaaggactcaagcatgctagacaagctacACCTCTAACCCACAGTCCCTAAATCTTAAATCAAACAGGCAATCAGTATTAGGGGcactttgacttttcattttataatagcaTCCCTGTTTCTCACTTtactatttctcaaaatataggGTTcccttcatacacacacacacacacacacacacacacacacacacacacatatatatatatatatatatatatatatatatatatatatatatatacaaaaataaatacttttaaacatAAATTCCCAAATCAGGAGAACTGGATAACAAGATAAATTCAAGAAGCCAAGAGCATGGAAGAAAAAGTCAGTCACCAGATTTTACATAAGATCATCTGAACTTCTCTGGCCATTCAACTTCACATATTATTCCAAATACTCTATGTCACATAGTCCACAAGATCTTCCTCTGGGACTCTGATGTAATCAATAGCCATACTTGTCATTAAGATGAGTTCTGCCATCTCCACTTTGGCCTTCAGGTGGAACCCACACACAGTAGTCTGGGTCATCTTCGGGATATTTAGAAGAAAGTGTGGGGGGAAATTTGCCTGGACCaggagctttctttttcttcaattcaTCTCTGCTTTTCTCATATTCATTCTTTGGTGCTGATGGTTCTTTGCAGGATGAAGATGTTTCATTAATCTcttgataatttttcttctgttccatGTGGCTGATTTGAGACATGTTTTCATGGTTTTTTGTTTCCTTAGAACATGTGAGATCTGTGGGAGAACTCATTTCCTGCACTGAAGTTTCTGGCTCTATCTCCTGTGGCAACCTGCTGTTTCCATCCTCCATTTTCTCTTCGtgctcccccttttctttctcttcttcttcatcttcttcttcctcctcctcttctacttCAGGCTCGTCCTTCATTCTCATTAGAGCCGGAGGGAGTTCTGGACGCTTGGGGGGAAATTTCCCTACTGTTCcagtttttaacttgaatttgCTTCCTCCTTTCATAGCACCAAAGAGAGGCAGTGTAAgtttcttagctttattttctGTATCTGTAGTCTGACTTTCAGTCTTTTTTAGTTCTGGAATATCTGCTggctttacaatttttattaaccCTTTAAGCCTCTGTTGTTCTTTCCTCAGTTCGAAAGTTCTGAGATGAAGTTTCTTCCTGGACACACCATCTAATGCACTCCCTGATTTCATTTCTGACATGAATGCATCTAAAGAATCCTGAGGTGGGGACTCTGACAGAGCTTTGCTTGAGGACTTGAGACTCTCAGAAATTTCAGAGAGTTCCCTTTCAGCATCATTTAACTTTGCAACCAGTGATTCAAAGGTCTCTGGCTTCTCATCAATCTTCCCAGCCTTCTTCATTCGGTTAAGATGCTTCTTCTCCACAAGGCCAGTGCGATCAAGGAATGTGTCATCATCactatcataaaaatattcatcttcCCAGTTCTTGGCTTTCCTTTTCCGAGATACTGCTTCCTGCCGCAGCAATCCCAAAGTATCAAGGATCCGGCAAGCTTCCAGTGAGCACTGAAtcattgcttcttttttctttcctgagtgAATGGCCTCAGCCACCAGCTGTTTCCCAGTTGAATCATCCACAGGTAATCTCACCCTGCAGAGCCAAGTGCTATGTCCCTGttcataaaattcatattctaGTTCTTCTCCTTCTCGGTCAAAGAAACCTTGGAGAGCCTTTTTTGGGTCCTTTATATAAAAGGCTTCCCTTTCCTGCTGAAACTCTAAGACAATGGGATTCTCTTCTGCATCATCCTCTACAGCATCTTCTCCCATTCCCCAGGTACAACCCATATCATCATCTTGGTTACTAGTATTCCTCTTCCATTCAGTGTtatccatttcctcttcttcatctgaATCTTCTCCTAGCATCTTCTTCTCCAACAACATCTGTTGCTGCTTGCGCAGTTCCTTCAACTGTGTTACTGTTAACTCGTATTCTGCCTCTCGGTCTTCTTCTGGTCCCTGCAGGATAAAGAGCCGGGTGCTACCACCAAAGCGGAAAACGTGCCCGACATGGACTCGACAATAGGTGCGGGGAGGGATTCGAGTTTTGTTGAGGAACGTGCCATGGGTACTTCCCAGGTCGTAGAGGTAGAAGCCCTGCTCTTGGCCGTCGCATTCTCCGTCCGGGTCGGACGCCCTGTGTTGGAGCACCGCGTGGTACCGAGACACCGAAGGGTGCTCCAGGCACATGTCGCAGCTAGACAGCCTCCCCAAAAGGTAGCAACTTGTCCCTTTTAAGCTACGGGTGCCCAGGATGGTGCCGCCCTTCAGGGTCTCTAGGCTATAGGGGGCCATGGCTGGGCTGCCCCACGGCGGCTCTCTGTACAGCAGAGCTCGAGCCGGGCCACCAGGGTAGGAAACCGCGGTGGGGGGACGCAGCTGCTCTTCCTGGACACTCCTAGTCTCTCCACTCCTAGTCTCTCCGCTGTCCCGCCTAGGCGGAACGTCGGGCTCCGTAGAGTCAGAGTCCCGCGGCTCCGTGGGCCATTCCTTCTTCACCTCCTCAGGGTTTGCGGAGCCTTACTCCGCACTGCTGGGGTCGCCGGCAGGGCTGGCTTCTTAAAGTCGCCACTCAGTTCTGGcctttatttgataatttataaaggagagttgagaatgattcttgctcgtgtttcccctccttagaaactgaaccagaactgttcttggtcctgaaaagggaggaccataaccaatcagatatatatatatatatatatatatatatatatatatatatatatatatatatatatatatatataaagttaattgattgtatattctcttctaagaactctctgttcagatccttggcccatttcttgattgggttattattattattattattattattattattattattatcatcatcatcatcataaacatcacaattattattatttgtttagtttttttttttgagttctttatgtaccttaGAGAtcggtgctctatctgatatgtgcggggtaaaatattcctcctaaaatgtaggctctgtcttcaccttacagattgtttcttttgctgagaataaactttttagtttgattctatcccatttattgattatttgttttaattcttgtgctttcagtgtcttattaaagaaattggggcctaatcccacatgatgaagattagagcctgtattttattccattggacacagagtatctggtttaattccaagatcttgatacacttggagttgagttttgtgcatggtgagagatagtgttttgttgaagaggctatcttttctccagtgcatgttttgacacctttgtctaatatataataattatagttttgATAGTTGATGAGCAAAGTAGATGGAAAGTAGATGGAAAGCCATCTTCTAAGGTgttaggctatcttttctccagtgcatgttttgacacctttgtctaatatataataattatagttttgATAGTTGATGAGCAAAGTAGATGGAAAGTAGATGGAAAgccatcttctaaggtgttttttgattctgttctttaggtttctgtagttttccttgtatagaCCTTTCACGTCTTTCATTGAGTTGattccaaaatatctttttttttgaagttattgtaaatgtggtagttttcttcatttctttctcagtagagttttcactgatatacagaaatgcctttgctttatgggtgttgattttatatcttgctactttgctaaatttatttactagttctagaagttttctggtggagttttttgagtcttctaggtatataatcatatctgccatttgaaggtaaatggatagcattggagaagataatgctaagtgatgttatccaattccaataaaacaaaaaatgccaaatataaggaggctgactcataatggggtagggagggggagcatgagagaaatccatggattctcaataaagaagaggggtgggaggaaaacaaagggggcaggggattatcaagaatggtggaatgtgatagagaccatcatcaaaagtacatgcacaaatacacaaatttgtatcgccatactttatatacaacgagaaatatgaaaaattgtgttctatacatgaaataagaattgtaatgcttctgctgtcatttctttaaaaaaattgatagaaatatgaaaaaaatgttcataaattatatacattatatatatatatatatatatatatatatatatatatatatatatatatatatatatatctagggaaaggcaagtctctttcctgaattttcaaaaatcaattaatttattaatttgttctaacttgctaatagagcagaatgcatttcactttgtagcacacaaatggaacacaagcttttatttctcttgttgttcaGAATGTATAGTTAAaaaacccatgtaactctactttgtgtacaacaagattttcatctcattccaccatcttacctacctctataacatctcccatcacctccctcccctttgtcttattcaaagtttcttcatttcttccatgctacctcccacttccctcattgtggatcaccatccacttagcagagaaaacattattgtcTTTGGTTTACGAGGATTGGATTACTTgctttaacatgatattctctaactccatgcatttacttcccaattccataattttattctcttttaatgctcagtaatattccactgtgtaaatagaccatatttttttacccattcatctagggaagagcatatagattggttctatagtttaccttttgtgaattgttttgctatgaacattgatgtggatatgcctctgtattatgctgtttttagctatcgttggtctaaactgaggagtgggatagctgggtaaattttggtttctttccaagttttctagggaatctccttattcttttccagattggtgtcaccaatttagagtcctaccaacagtgtaacagtgggcctttttcctcatatcctcaccaacatatatttttgcttgtatttttaataattgcaattctgattggaataagattacattttggagtagttttgatttgcaattcgttaattgctagagatgttgaacattttttatttattgattgattgtttatattctaagaagtgtgtctcttcagttccttagcccatttcatttaaggatagggaaatttgttttctgttattaagttttttaacttctttatatatcctggaaattaggtttctatttgatgtgcatgtggtaaaaatttgctcctattctctggtatcactttttgcctcactgagtgtttcctttgctgagaaaaatcttttcagtttgaattcatctcatctagtgattcttgtttctatttcttgtgctttagtactattcttaaagaagcaaaatttcaaatcccctactTGGGATTACAGTAAGACATTATGATAGCAACAcgattcatcttcatttcaagcccactttcttaaggggctttcatcctaggaagaaaaagaaaatgttatagacaggccactGGGTCTAAGGCCAcgacataaaataaggaatataccattaatcaatttaaataatatactcaaaACTTTGGATCTctggaaaaacatatatatataataatatatatatatataatatatatatatatatatatatatatatatatatatatatatatatatatatatatatatattattattattatacacacacacacacacacatacacacacacaccatacactttctggttaaatctccttgccctcactcagggcagtttctctctagtttttatatgtcaaaagaaatattggttaaaaaaaataaatgtatctttcacctgtagcataaaagaagtgatcatgtccttcatcttcctgaactcaggacaagcataactctcaaatatggttctgtgaactgagattttctggagtcttgacatggttttgagggtgctgttccaaaattacatatactttattagtaatattttaaattcacaatggtaattttcacatagtggaaattatgggttatactataaaattcaatttttactatttttatatgaattctaaaaaataattatctttccacctcatataattttaatgtccactctgtttccatacaagagaagttaactgaaattttacaagattttcactgtattatttccatcaataaataatatatttacatatataatcttcaaattcaaaaggcctcatatggaagtttaaatgcaaatgcttgtctgggttggctggattttacttctccaaggataccttgccttaatttcgctgcagcctgaggatctggatttcaattcccagagcctcaaaagaaaaataaataaataaatagatgtacagacaagaccctacaattagacatcatttatttctggatttgaggttatctcctgactctcaaaaaaactcactaggctcagattgagcatatgaagacataagttgtgtctaatcaggaccccttatataagcattgaCCAATGtacacatattcagtaaagagaagcaagttgtgaccatctggtgtgaagtctgccagagtgggtatccatttctaggctttctcacttatgttcagtgaaccttattttttctcctgtatacgtactttgtgatttatagagaggacatgtggttcctaaaaatacagtaaatgatgagtgtgcagtgaaatcctgagactggatggtgagtctggttgaaactggctgcactaactatggtgggaactggctatggttggctagaatccctggtgtaatctttagtttctgcaatcctgtgtcttctcctgagaaaggtcagccatgaatttccactggccagtcaactggaccatatattaacagtagacactggaagttctatagtatcctatagaatatcttcagcccctaccttaaattctatgtgagaacatttgtggcaatatttccgaatcttctcagattgtgttgtggattctggagtgaggagatcatcccaataacaactccatgtattttttcctctaggagtggggtgagatactctatagatatctcagtttttatttcttccttaattcattctccttttttttttttttttggagattgtggtattgtggattgagccagaggtactgtaccacttagctacatacctggtacttttaatttttttttatcttcaaacagttgctgagtgtgattttaaatttatgctccagtattttgagttgtatttatacataaaattttagcttcctgttcaatgacaacttcccactttcccagtattatcagttacttttttgcagtactatcagtttctttacccatattacatttcaaatgaacatggtattttcaattgttataccaaaaactggatgagattttaaagtattttttctctctgggtgcaatgattcatgcatattaattccagagactcaagtggctaagtcagtaagattgcaatttccaggtaaacatcaggaacttaggtagactaattagacaattagaaaaacctgtctcaaaatttgaaaacatggctgggtatgtagcccagaattaacatgctgctgtttcaaatccccagtaccatagaaaaatatcaaaagcaaaattttttttgttgttgtttatgagcattttacatgattgaaaagtaaagaagaatcacttgatattggaaaactcatgtgtttctattcttcctttgtgtctccaaagggagacaacctgtcagagtgtctttatgctcagatttccttttgtggaatgtatatgagagcattctcattccctactctggtattctcctggaactgtgtttcagaactatgtaatatgaggatccctcagctggcacatctaatgcctctcataagtccagaccagtacttggggcttttcttgttcaagagcaatataaatgtagagagcttagtttctcaaataaataactgagagaactctcaacttccattttttaaaaatgtcttcactaattttatagtctagcacagtgtttctttcttccatattcatataattgaagtactacttactattccactttttgagagtagccattctaacagctgtgctcatacagaagatcttatagttggatggtgcactaaaattctgatgcaagctttttagattccagggtgccttatgctcactggaaaaaaaaaattgatgtgcacctattttagaaataacgagggatctgtgattgtaaccattttttctgcactaatattcgagattttagcccattgCAATGTTTTCACACCAATGTGAGAACACTCCTTTTTGATCTAGGTAGATTTGCACCTCcacagttaccagtgctttcaatgtttgaggtttcagatgtagtccattgaatggaaaaagttaatatcgggacaaattacttacagaaagaattggttaggtctggtgttattagtaaagtgagctgggtgagagacaTCAGGAAGTGCTgaactgccactttggctttcagtggtggtctgtatttccctgttaattttttggtactttcTAGATATAGTtcaactgtcagcaacagctatttgcatttttagagaatgttggcaaatccctctaaggAATTAAGGGattaccttaagatttaacatctcttccactctggcctaatggaataaagcccatagatcttgcatggccatagaaaaccacttatttttcccc of Marmota flaviventris isolate mMarFla1 chromosome 12, mMarFla1.hap1, whole genome shotgun sequence contains these proteins:
- the LOC139707875 gene encoding LOW QUALITY PROTEIN: kanadaptin-like (The sequence of the model RefSeq protein was modified relative to this genomic sequence to represent the inferred CDS: inserted 1 base in 1 codon), producing the protein MRGAFLVCKSEIQQIWPELSGDFKKPALPATPAVRSKAPXNPEEVKKEWPTEPRDSDSTEPDVPPRRDSGETRSGETRSVQEEQLRPPTAVSYPGGPARALLYREPPWGSPAMAPYSLETLKGGTILGTRSLKGTSCYLLGRLSSCDMCLEHPSVSRYHAVLQHRASDPDGECDGQEQGFYLYDLGSTHGTFLNKTRIPPRTYCRVHVGHVFRFGGSTRLFILQGPEEDREAEYELTVTQLKELRKQQQMLLEKKMLGEDSDEEEEMDNTEWKRNTSNQDDDMGCTWGMGEDAVEDDAEENPIVLEFQQEREAFYIKDPKKALQGFFDREGEELEYEFYEQGHSTWLCRVRLPVDDSTGKQLVAEAIHSGKKKEAMIQCSLEACRILDTLGLLRQEAVSRKRKAKNWEDEYFYDSDDDTFLDRTGLVEKKHLNRMKKAGKIDEKPETFESLVAKLNDAERELSEISESLKSSSKALSESPPQDSLDAFMSEMKSGSALDGVSRKKLHLRTFELRKEQQRLKGLIKIVKPADIPELKKTESQTTDTENKAKKLTLPLFGAMKGGSKFKLKTGTVGKFPPKRPELPPALMRMKDEPEVEEEEEEEDEEEEKEKGEHEEKMEDGNSRLPQEIEPETSVQEMSSPTDLTCSKETKNHENMSQISHMEQKKNYQEINETSSSCKEPSAPKNEYEKSRDELKKKKAPGPGKFPPTLSSKYPEDDPDYCVWVPPEGQSGDGRTHLNDKYGY